Proteins encoded together in one Otariodibacter oris window:
- a CDS encoding YadA-like family protein yields MNKIFRVIWNQATQSWVAVSELSKAKGKTKSSSLSKLGVMATLVGTSFFSVNTLAAVVIGEINAEGKAVVGNVKYVNKDGTPSDRRPSNTLAIGDDLTIGSFGLTTAGGGNNIALGNNIINRSGDFAGIAPRPGVAIGNGVTSTGNGAITIGTYGDWLGFGEKQQRTYNSGADSIAIGANTHVGFENGAEVDSDNVLGAVAIGSDVRIQPGVKYGIALGDNAAVYSSRGTALGARNTIAYSEESVAIGAFAQAGTGKQGPTFTEDRFRKNDRATEISGKFATAVGPAAKALNERSSAFGAASYADADNATAIGRHAYARANAATALGSLSNATGDKSIAIGGSTTRNSAAAASGQAAIAVGSETSVGSENGLAVGVKNNLTADAKDSGAVGYNNKIAQNNTYVVGNNVTTSQANSVVLGNSSSDRAATVENSATVNGITYSGFAGQGAPAKGVVSVGSIGNERQLINVAAGNISATSTDAINGSQLYLTQNALGNLAKAVQNNLGGGATLNPNNGTVTAPTYTVNVANRKAAGNEDAIDPANNVGQALTNLNTYVNRGFQVLDNGNTVKSTVTPGEAVQFVDGKNTKANVTAENALGVTKVTFDVDLPEIKTEPVSVNASTGKATGNNGAANVANENALVTAKNVIDAVNNSFWKVTSDVEGGKFADNGHSKTDASVKAGDTVKLQAGKNLTVKQAGTNFTFATQNDVNFDSVQLGNNGPKITNNDGNIKLSGPNGNTPIKITNLADGTDGKDAVNLSQLNQVKELADKGWGIGDTNATKISDVKPGNQVNFVGSDTVESVVVKSNDGQAATNVTFNVKTGEASIDNASGKVNVPADGGKNLVNVTTLANAVNNASWTLKEKGQDKDKITAGDAIDFVDGQGTKVNITTANNNVSTVKFDIDSAEVKDLLKGDISVESNKAKTDDAADSKLATTSDVVNAINNTGWKLGGKDSTGTPSSSVVKPDSQVTFVDGNNTQAIIDLMDPNNPSVSVNVKTTDLPVGNDGKISTVTNGDQLVNATTVSKAINESGWVSTIGGNISEKQVGAVQDRVIKPSDKISFKAGDNLVVQQDGNDITYSTANNVTFTNVNATEGVRVVGGPSLSKDGIDANGKKITNVSTAVDGNDAVNLNQLNSTVQNSSWNLKVAQGSNEATNVQDGKVNPNDNVVIRGLDSVKVEAGTASNGSDYLVNISVSSEKISANPATGKVGAGDAGVSDKVTDPNALVKAQDVIDAVNQSGFTLSVGGQQGSVVNPGEKVDLSNKDGNIIIEKSPDNNNVTFKLNDVVHVGPQDGGISIDGTNKTISGLNSTLPTNNVNNGVAPSNIDTSKVATVSDVLNAGWNLKENNVDKDFVKAYDTVNFVNGTSTIANVSVNENGTIANVTFNVLDTVISVVDGSNTAANAAQGKVVAPSDADKNKFVTAGNIADAINKTGFTFKVNSDDGEFVNPGDVIDFKDGKNIKITRNGGNFTIATDENATFTTINVPTDPANPTNSPIAITKDGISAGNKVVSNVGKAADVYTDPDNRKGLTNLTDATDGNALTVADAKNMGWIVSSNKTTDKLGEAYTAQVRNAQEVEFVGTGLATVSGKSDNDKRTITVDVNAQRVIESAQLPVVYTKADGSKVYKQADGSFNEKQDGLGATVAADQVIASMNSGANATTTPTTLANVKGNLPVTTNKVGTTEATVSQLAPDFTGKEASLNNAATVGDVLNAGWNLKENNTAKDFVKAYDSIAFVDGNGTAANVSINEDGSVANITFNVVNTTLTASEGAASNNGNTPKGKVVTPNAADKDKFVTAGDIADAVNNTGFTFKVNSDEGEFVNPGDVIDFKDGKNIKITREGGNFTIATDENATFTTINVPTDPANPTSNPIAITKDGISAGNKVVSNVGKAADVYTDPDNRKGLTNLTDATDGNALTVADAKNMGWIVSSDKTTDKLGEAYTAQVRNAQEVEFVGTGLATVSGKTTADKRTITVDVNAQGVVESAQLPVVYTKADGSKVYKQANGSFNEKQDGSGATVPADQVIASMNSGTNATTTPTTLANVKGNLPVTTNKVGTKEATVSQDAPDFTGKEASLNNAATVGDVLNAGWNLKENNTAKDFVKAYDSIAFVDGKGTAANVSINEDGSVANITFNVVNTTLTASEGAASNNGNTPKGKVVTPNAADKDKFVTAGDIADAVNNTGFTFKVNSDEGEFVNPGDVIDFKDGKNIKITREGGNFTIATDENATFTTINVPTDPANPTSNPIAITKDGISAGNKVVSNVGKAADVYTDPDNRKGLTNLTDATDGNALTVADAKNMGWIVSSDKTTDKLGEAYTAQVRNAQEVEFVGTGLATVSGKTTADKRTITVDVNAQGVVESAQLPVVYTKADGSKVYKQANGSFNEKQDGSGATVPADQVIASMNSGTNTTTTPTTLANVKSNLPVTTNKVGTKEATVSQDAPDFTGKEASLNNAATVGDVLNAGWNLKENNTAKDFVKAYDSIAFVDGKGTAANVSVNEDGSVASITFNVVNTTLTASEGAASNNGNTPKGKLVTPNAADKDKFVTAGDIADAVNNTGFTFKVNSDEGEFVNPGDVIDFKDGKNIKITREGGNFTIATDENATFTTINVPTDPANPTSNPIAITKDGISAGNKVVSNVGKAADVYTDPDNRKGLTNLTDATDGNALTVADAKNMGWIVSSNKTTDKLGEAYTAQVRNAQEVEFVGTGLATVSGKTTGDKRTITVDVNAQGVVESAQLPVVYTKADGSKVYKQADGSFNEKQDGSGAVVPADQVIASMNSGTNTTTTPTTLANVKGNLPVTTNKVGTTEATLSQAAPDFTGANAYKLNNAATVGDVLNAGWNLKENNTAKDFVKAYDSIAFVDGKGTAANVSVNEDGSVANITFNVLNTTLTVSDVATDANGNTPKGRIVTPTDENQDRFVTAGDLANAMNNTGFTLKANEQAGELVKAGDVVEFNDGRNITVTQDGTNITVATKDDVTFKTVQLGDNGPKLSSDNNGNIRLGGSEGEPVRITNVADGDISPNSKDAVNGNQLYKVQQIANKGWNLTANGKDSSNVAPGGTVDLNNTDGNIEIVKDGNNVSFDLAPVVSIGDGDNKVTIDGDKGTITNLTNKTFNPNDFTSGQAATEDQLGSVYDSLSDKVNNSGFELAGKANEGGQFIKADDLSDSRINNNETLGLDAGKNIKITQVNNGYEIATTDTLDVKEIVIGEPGQNGQPGVSISSKDGVGTIGLSGKDGANGINTDIKLERGKPTVDPNDSKDGINRITYTTPDPRNPNATITRQVATMDDGLVFAGDSGTASSRKLGETVKVSGGQQDATKLSNNPNIGVVSDGQGTLAVKLAKDIDLGPEGSVTVGDTRVDNNGVTINQGPSITKSGIDAGGKPITNVGPGRNGTDAANVNQLNALTKGIADKVNRNNKDLRAGIAGANAAAGLPQVYLPGKSMVAASAGTFRGQNAVAVGYSRASDNGKLILKLQGNANTRGDFGGSVGVGYQW; encoded by the coding sequence ATGAATAAAATTTTTAGAGTTATATGGAATCAAGCAACCCAGAGTTGGGTCGCTGTATCCGAGCTATCAAAAGCTAAGGGAAAAACGAAATCTAGTAGTTTATCCAAGTTAGGTGTGATGGCAACATTAGTTGGAACATCATTCTTTAGTGTCAATACGCTTGCAGCAGTTGTTATCGGTGAAATCAATGCCGAAGGTAAAGCAGTTGTTGGAAACGTGAAATATGTAAATAAAGATGGTACTCCTTCCGATAGAAGACCATCTAATACCTTAGCGATTGGTGATGATCTGACTATAGGTAGTTTTGGTCTTACTACTGCTGGTGGTGGAAACAATATTGCACTTGGTAATAATATTATTAACCGTAGTGGTGATTTCGCAGGGATTGCACCTCGTCCAGGTGTTGCAATTGGTAATGGCGTAACATCAACGGGTAATGGCGCTATCACAATTGGAACCTATGGCGACTGGTTAGGATTCGGTGAGAAACAGCAACGTACATATAACAGTGGCGCAGATTCTATTGCTATAGGTGCAAATACTCACGTTGGTTTTGAAAATGGTGCAGAAGTTGATTCAGACAATGTATTGGGTGCTGTTGCAATTGGTAGTGATGTTCGTATTCAACCGGGTGTAAAATATGGTATCGCTCTCGGTGATAATGCGGCTGTCTATTCATCTAGAGGGACAGCTTTAGGTGCACGTAATACAATTGCTTATTCTGAAGAATCAGTTGCAATAGGTGCCTTTGCTCAAGCTGGTACAGGGAAACAAGGCCCAACTTTTACAGAAGATCGTTTCCGTAAAAATGATAGAGCTACTGAGATTTCAGGTAAATTTGCAACAGCTGTAGGGCCTGCTGCTAAAGCACTGAATGAGCGTTCTTCTGCATTTGGTGCTGCAAGTTATGCTGATGCAGACAATGCTACTGCTATCGGTCGTCATGCTTATGCCCGTGCTAATGCAGCTACTGCATTAGGTTCGCTCTCAAATGCAACTGGTGATAAATCTATTGCAATTGGTGGTTCTACAACTCGAAATTCAGCTGCAGCAGCATCTGGACAAGCGGCTATAGCTGTTGGTAGTGAAACCTCAGTAGGCTCAGAAAATGGATTAGCGGTAGGTGTTAAAAATAATCTTACTGCTGATGCTAAAGATTCTGGTGCTGTAGGTTACAACAACAAGATTGCTCAAAATAATACTTATGTTGTTGGTAATAACGTAACTACTTCTCAAGCTAATAGTGTTGTTTTAGGTAATAGTTCAAGCGACAGAGCAGCAACAGTAGAAAACTCAGCCACTGTAAATGGTATAACTTACTCAGGTTTTGCTGGGCAAGGTGCACCAGCTAAAGGTGTTGTAAGTGTTGGTAGTATTGGAAATGAGCGTCAGCTAATCAATGTTGCAGCAGGAAATATTTCTGCTACTTCTACAGATGCAATTAATGGCTCACAACTTTATTTAACTCAAAATGCATTAGGTAATTTAGCTAAAGCTGTACAAAATAATTTAGGTGGCGGCGCTACTCTAAATCCAAATAATGGAACTGTAACAGCTCCAACTTATACTGTGAATGTTGCAAATCGTAAAGCTGCTGGAAATGAGGATGCAATTGATCCTGCAAACAATGTTGGACAAGCTTTAACGAATTTAAATACTTATGTAAATAGAGGCTTCCAAGTTCTTGATAATGGTAATACTGTTAAGAGTACAGTTACTCCAGGAGAAGCCGTTCAGTTTGTTGATGGTAAAAATACTAAAGCAAATGTAACTGCTGAAAATGCTTTAGGTGTAACTAAAGTAACATTTGATGTTGACTTGCCTGAAATCAAAACTGAGCCTGTTTCAGTTAATGCATCAACAGGTAAAGCAACAGGAAATAATGGTGCTGCAAATGTTGCGAATGAAAATGCATTAGTGACAGCTAAAAATGTAATTGATGCAGTAAATAATTCATTCTGGAAAGTGACTTCTGATGTAGAAGGAGGCAAATTTGCAGATAATGGTCATTCAAAAACTGATGCTTCAGTTAAAGCTGGCGATACAGTTAAATTACAAGCAGGTAAGAACTTAACTGTTAAACAAGCAGGTACTAATTTTACTTTTGCTACTCAAAATGATGTTAATTTTGATAGCGTACAATTAGGTAATAATGGACCTAAGATTACAAATAATGATGGAAATATAAAATTATCAGGTCCTAATGGGAATACTCCTATTAAAATCACAAATCTTGCAGATGGAACTGATGGTAAGGATGCTGTAAATTTATCTCAATTAAATCAAGTTAAAGAACTCGCTGATAAAGGATGGGGAATTGGTGATACTAATGCTACAAAAATTAGCGATGTTAAACCTGGTAACCAAGTAAACTTTGTTGGTAGCGATACAGTAGAATCTGTAGTAGTAAAATCTAATGATGGACAAGCTGCTACTAATGTTACCTTTAATGTGAAAACTGGCGAAGCATCTATTGATAACGCTAGTGGTAAAGTGAATGTTCCTGCTGATGGTGGAAAAAATTTAGTAAATGTAACCACATTAGCTAATGCAGTGAACAATGCTTCTTGGACTTTAAAAGAAAAAGGGCAAGACAAAGACAAGATCACTGCTGGTGATGCTATAGATTTTGTTGATGGACAAGGTACAAAAGTAAATATAACAACTGCTAATAATAACGTATCTACTGTTAAATTTGATATTGATTCTGCAGAAGTTAAAGACTTATTAAAAGGTGATATTTCTGTTGAGTCTAATAAAGCAAAAACTGATGATGCAGCAGATTCTAAGTTAGCAACAACTAGCGATGTAGTTAATGCTATTAATAATACTGGATGGAAATTAGGTGGCAAAGACAGTACTGGTACTCCTTCATCATCAGTAGTCAAACCTGATTCACAAGTAACATTTGTTGATGGAAATAATACTCAAGCAATTATTGATTTAATGGATCCAAATAATCCTTCTGTTAGTGTGAATGTTAAAACAACAGACCTACCAGTTGGTAATGATGGAAAAATTAGTACCGTTACTAATGGTGATCAATTAGTAAATGCAACTACTGTAAGTAAAGCTATTAATGAATCTGGTTGGGTTTCTACAATTGGTGGAAATATTTCCGAGAAACAAGTAGGCGCTGTTCAAGATAGAGTAATTAAACCTAGTGATAAAATTTCATTCAAAGCAGGAGATAATCTTGTAGTTCAACAAGATGGTAATGATATTACTTATTCGACAGCTAATAATGTAACTTTCACTAATGTTAATGCAACAGAAGGCGTTCGCGTTGTTGGTGGTCCATCACTTTCAAAAGATGGTATTGATGCTAACGGTAAGAAAATTACTAACGTTTCTACAGCTGTAGATGGTAACGATGCAGTTAACCTAAATCAATTGAACAGTACTGTTCAGAATTCAAGCTGGAATTTGAAAGTTGCACAAGGCTCGAATGAAGCAACAAATGTACAAGATGGAAAAGTTAATCCAAATGATAATGTTGTAATTCGTGGATTAGATTCTGTAAAAGTTGAAGCTGGTACAGCTTCAAACGGTTCAGATTATTTAGTTAATATTAGTGTAAGTTCTGAGAAGATTAGTGCAAACCCAGCAACTGGTAAAGTTGGTGCTGGTGATGCAGGTGTGAGTGATAAAGTTACAGATCCAAATGCACTTGTAAAAGCACAAGATGTTATTGATGCTGTAAATCAATCAGGCTTTACATTGTCAGTTGGTGGACAACAAGGCTCTGTTGTTAATCCTGGCGAAAAAGTAGATTTAAGCAATAAAGATGGAAACATAATTATTGAAAAATCACCAGATAATAATAATGTCACATTTAAACTTAATGATGTAGTTCATGTTGGACCACAAGATGGCGGTATATCAATTGATGGTACAAATAAAACTATCAGTGGTTTAAATAGCACTTTACCAACTAATAATGTAAACAACGGAGTTGCACCTAGTAATATAGATACATCCAAAGTAGCAACAGTGAGTGATGTATTGAATGCAGGTTGGAACCTGAAAGAAAATAACGTCGATAAAGACTTTGTAAAAGCATACGACACGGTAAATTTTGTTAATGGTACAAGTACAATTGCAAATGTTTCTGTAAATGAAAATGGTACTATTGCAAATGTAACATTTAATGTTCTAGATACGGTTATATCTGTTGTTGATGGTTCTAATACAGCTGCAAATGCAGCTCAGGGTAAAGTTGTTGCTCCATCTGATGCTGACAAAAATAAATTTGTGACAGCAGGAAATATTGCTGATGCTATCAATAAAACAGGATTCACATTTAAAGTGAATTCAGATGATGGTGAATTTGTAAATCCAGGTGATGTTATCGACTTTAAAGATGGTAAAAACATCAAGATAACTAGAAATGGTGGTAATTTCACTATAGCAACAGATGAAAACGCGACATTTACTACAATTAATGTACCGACAGATCCTGCAAATCCAACAAATAGCCCTATTGCTATCACTAAAGATGGTATTAGCGCAGGTAATAAAGTTGTTAGTAATGTAGGTAAAGCAGCTGATGTTTATACAGATCCTGACAATAGAAAAGGGTTAACTAACTTAACAGATGCAACAGATGGTAATGCATTAACAGTTGCAGATGCGAAAAATATGGGTTGGATTGTTTCATCAAATAAAACTACAGATAAGTTAGGTGAAGCATATACAGCACAAGTTCGTAATGCTCAAGAAGTTGAGTTTGTTGGAACAGGTTTAGCAACTGTATCTGGTAAATCTGATAATGATAAACGTACAATTACTGTTGATGTAAATGCACAACGTGTTATCGAGTCTGCACAATTGCCAGTGGTATACACAAAAGCTGATGGTAGCAAAGTATATAAACAAGCAGATGGTTCATTTAATGAGAAACAAGATGGCTTAGGTGCAACAGTAGCAGCAGATCAAGTTATCGCTTCAATGAACAGTGGAGCAAATGCAACAACTACTCCAACTACATTAGCTAATGTGAAGGGTAATTTACCAGTAACTACAAATAAAGTAGGTACAACAGAAGCAACAGTATCTCAACTTGCACCTGACTTCACTGGTAAGGAAGCTTCATTGAATAATGCAGCAACTGTAGGTGATGTGTTGAATGCAGGTTGGAACTTGAAAGAAAACAATACCGCGAAAGATTTTGTAAAAGCTTACGATTCAATTGCGTTTGTTGATGGTAATGGTACAGCTGCAAATGTATCAATAAATGAAGATGGCTCTGTTGCAAATATTACATTTAATGTAGTGAATACAACATTAACAGCTTCTGAAGGTGCTGCTAGCAACAATGGCAATACACCTAAAGGAAAAGTCGTTACTCCAAATGCTGCAGATAAAGATAAATTTGTAACAGCGGGTGACATAGCTGATGCTGTAAACAACACTGGTTTCACATTTAAAGTGAATTCAGATGAAGGTGAATTTGTAAATCCAGGCGATGTTATCGACTTTAAAGATGGTAAAAACATCAAGATAACTAGAGAAGGTGGTAATTTCACTATAGCAACAGATGAAAACGCGACATTTACTACAATTAATGTACCGACAGATCCTGCAAATCCAACAAGTAATCCTATTGCTATCACTAAAGATGGTATTAGCGCAGGTAATAAAGTTGTTAGTAATGTAGGTAAAGCAGCTGATGTTTATACAGATCCTGACAATAGAAAAGGGTTAACTAACTTAACAGATGCAACAGATGGTAATGCATTAACAGTTGCTGATGCGAAAAATATGGGTTGGATTGTTTCATCAGATAAAACTACAGATAAGTTAGGTGAAGCATATACAGCACAAGTTCGTAATGCTCAAGAAGTTGAGTTTGTTGGAACAGGTTTAGCGACTGTATCTGGTAAGACTACAGCAGATAAACGTACAATTACTGTTGATGTAAATGCACAAGGTGTTGTTGAGTCTGCACAATTGCCAGTGGTATACACAAAGGCTGATGGTAGCAAAGTATACAAACAAGCAAATGGTTCATTTAATGAGAAACAAGATGGCTCAGGTGCAACAGTACCAGCAGATCAAGTTATCGCTTCAATGAACAGTGGAACAAATGCAACAACTACTCCAACTACATTAGCTAATGTGAAGGGTAATTTACCAGTAACTACAAATAAAGTAGGTACAAAAGAAGCAACAGTATCTCAAGATGCACCTGACTTCACTGGTAAGGAAGCTTCATTGAATAATGCAGCAACTGTAGGTGATGTGTTGAATGCAGGTTGGAACTTGAAAGAAAACAATACCGCGAAAGATTTTGTAAAAGCTTACGATTCAATTGCGTTTGTTGATGGCAAGGGTACAGCTGCAAATGTATCAATAAATGAAGATGGCTCTGTTGCAAATATTACATTTAATGTAGTGAATACAACATTAACAGCTTCTGAAGGTGCTGCTAGCAACAATGGCAATACACCTAAAGGAAAAGTCGTTACTCCAAATGCTGCAGATAAAGATAAATTTGTAACAGCGGGTGACATAGCTGATGCTGTAAACAACACTGGTTTCACATTTAAAGTGAATTCAGATGAAGGTGAATTTGTAAATCCAGGCGATGTTATCGACTTTAAAGATGGTAAAAACATCAAGATAACTAGAGAAGGTGGTAATTTCACTATAGCAACAGATGAAAACGCGACATTTACTACAATTAATGTACCGACAGATCCTGCAAATCCAACAAGTAATCCTATTGCTATCACTAAAGATGGTATTAGCGCAGGTAATAAAGTTGTTAGTAATGTAGGTAAAGCAGCTGATGTTTATACAGATCCTGACAATAGAAAAGGGTTAACTAACTTAACAGATGCAACAGATGGTAATGCATTAACAGTTGCTGATGCGAAAAATATGGGTTGGATTGTTTCATCAGATAAAACTACAGATAAGTTAGGTGAAGCATATACAGCACAAGTTCGTAATGCTCAAGAAGTTGAGTTTGTTGGAACAGGTTTAGCGACTGTATCTGGTAAGACTACAGCAGATAAACGTACAATTACTGTTGATGTAAATGCACAAGGTGTTGTTGAGTCTGCACAATTGCCAGTGGTATACACAAAGGCTGATGGTAGCAAAGTATACAAACAAGCAAATGGTTCATTTAATGAGAAACAAGATGGCTCAGGTGCAACAGTACCAGCAGATCAAGTTATCGCTTCAATGAACAGTGGAACAAATACAACAACTACTCCAACTACATTAGCTAATGTGAAGAGTAATTTACCAGTAACTACAAATAAAGTAGGTACAAAAGAAGCAACAGTATCTCAAGATGCACCTGACTTCACTGGTAAGGAAGCTTCATTGAATAATGCAGCAACTGTAGGTGATGTGTTGAATGCAGGTTGGAACTTGAAAGAAAACAATACCGCGAAAGATTTTGTAAAAGCTTACGATTCAATTGCGTTTGTTGATGGCAAGGGTACAGCTGCAAATGTATCAGTAAATGAAGATGGCTCTGTTGCAAGTATTACATTTAATGTAGTGAATACAACATTAACAGCTTCTGAAGGTGCTGCTAGCAACAATGGCAATACACCTAAAGGAAAACTTGTTACTCCAAATGCTGCAGATAAAGATAAATTTGTAACAGCGGGTGACATAGCTGATGCTGTAAACAACACTGGTTTCACATTTAAAGTGAATTCAGATGAAGGTGAATTTGTAAATCCAGGCGATGTTATCGACTTTAAAGATGGTAAAAACATCAAGATAACTAGAGAAGGTGGTAATTTCACTATAGCAACAGATGAAAACGCGACATTTACTACAATTAATGTACCGACAGATCCTGCAAATCCAACAAGTAATCCTATTGCTATCACTAAAGATGGTATTAGCGCAGGTAATAAAGTTGTTAGTAATGTAGGTAAAGCAGCTGATGTTTATACAGATCCTGACAATAGAAAAGGGTTAACTAACTTAACAGATGCAACAGATGGTAATGCATTGACAGTTGCTGATGCGAAAAATATGGGTTGGATTGTTTCATCAAATAAAACTACAGATAAGTTAGGTGAAGCATATACAGCACAAGTTCGTAATGCTCAAGAAGTTGAGTTTGTTGGAACAGGTTTAGCGACTGTATCTGGTAAGACTACAGGAGATAAACGTACAATTACTGTTGATGTAAATGCACAAGGTGTTGTTGAGTCTGCACAATTGCCAGTGGTATACACAAAAGCTGATGGTAGCAAAGTATACAAACAAGCAGATGGTTCATTTAATGAGAAACAAGATGGCTCAGGTGCAGTAGTACCAGCAGATCAAGTTATCGCTTCAATGAACAGTGGAACAAATACAACAACTACTCCAACTACATTAGCTAATGTGAAGGGTAATTTACCAGTAACTACAAATAAAGTAGGTACAACAGAGGCAACGCTTTCTCAAGCTGCACCTGACTTCACTGGAGCTAATGCTTATAAATTAAATAATGCAGCAACTGTAGGTGATGTGTTGAATGCAGGTTGGAACTTGAAGGAAAACAATACCGCGAAAGATTTTGTAAAAGCTTACGATTCAATTGCGTTTGTTGATGGCAAGGGTACGGCTGCAAATGTATCAGTAAATGAAGATGGCTCTGTTGCAAACATTACATTTAATGTACTGAATACAACATTAACTGTTTCTGATGTAGCAACTGATGCGAATGGCAATACTCCTAAGGGTAGAATTGTTACTCCAACAGATGAAAATCAAGATAGATTTGTAACAGCTGGTGATCTTGCTAATGCAATGAATAATACAGGATTCACACTTAAAGCTAACGAACAAGCTGGTGAGTTAGTGAAAGCTGGTGATGTTGTTGAATTCAATGATGGTAGAAACATTACTGTTACACAAGATGGAACTAATATTACTGTAGCTACTAAAGATGATGTAACCTTTAAAACAGTACAACTTGGGGATAATGGACCAAAATTATCTAGTGATAATAATGGTAACATTCGCTTAGGTGGCTCTGAAGGTGAACCAGTTAGAATTACTAATGTTGCAGATGGTGATATCAGTCCAAATAGTAAAGATGCAGTGAATGGAAACCAACTATACAAAGTTCAACAAATTGCTAATAAAGGTTGGAATCTTACAGCTAATGGTAAGGACAGTTCAAATGTAGCCCCTGGTGGTACAGTTGATCTGAATAATACTGATGGCAATATTGAAATTGTAAAAGATGGAAATAATGTTAGCTTTGATTTAGCTCCAGTTGTAAGTATTGGTGATGGTGACAATAAAGTTACTATTGATGGTGATAAAGGTACTATTACTAACTTGACAAATAAAACCTTTAATCCAAATGATTTTACTTCTGGTCAAGCTGCAACTGAAGATCAGTTAGGCTCTGTCTACGATTCTTTAAGCGACAAAGTAAACAACTCTGGTTTCGAACTAGCTGGTAAAGCTAACGAAGGTGGTCAATTTATTAAGGCAGATGATTTATCAGATTCTCGTATTAATAATAATGAGACATTAGGTCTAGATGCCGGTAAGAATATTAAGATCACTCAAGTAAATAATGGTTATGAAATTGCAACCACAGATACTTTGGATGTTAAAGAAATTGTTATAGGCGAACCAGGACAAAATGGTCAGCCAGGTGTTTCTATTTCTAGTAAAGATGGTGTTGGTACTATAGGATTAAGCGGTAAGGATGGTGCTAATGGTATTAATACAGATATCAAACTAGAGAGAGGAAAACCAACAGTAGATCCTAACGATAGTAAAGATGGAATTAATCGTATTACTTATACGACTCCAGATCCAAGAAATCCAAATGCAACAATTACTCGTCAAGTTGCAACAATGGATGATGGATTAGTCTTTGCTGGTGATAGCGGTACTGCATCTAGTCGTAAATTAGGTGAAACAGTTAAGGTATCTGGTGGTCAGCAAGATGCAACTAAGCTATCAAATAATCCAAATATTGGTGTAGTATCTGATGGTCAAGGTACATTGGCAGTTAAACTTGCAAAAGATATTGATTTAGGTCCTGAAGGTAGCGTAACCGTTGGTGATACAAGAGTTGATAACAATGGTGTAACTATTAATCAAGGTCCATCAATTACTAAGTCTGGTATTGATGCTGGAGGTAAACCTATTACTAATGTAGGACCTGGCAGAAATGGCACAGATGCGGCTAATGTAAATCAATTGAATGCTCTTACTAAAGGTATTGCTGATAAAGTTAACCGTAACAACAAAGATCTCAGAGCAGGTATTGCTGGAGCAAATGCTGCGGCAGGTTTACCACAAGTTTACTTACCTGGTAAGTCAATGGTAGCTGCATCAGCAGGTACGTTTAGAGGTCAAAATGCAGTTGCAGTTGGTTATTCACGTGCAAGTGACAACGGTAAGCTTATCTTGAAACTTCAAGGTAATGCTAATACTCGTGGTGACTTTGGTGGATCGGTTGGTGTTGGTTACCAATGGTAA
- a CDS encoding FNR family transcription factor, translating to MKIVSDSKTNGRTSCTIHCQNCSISQLCLPFTLNEHELTQLDNIIERKKPVQKSQIIFQSGEELKSIYAIRSGTIKSYTISESGEEQITAFHLPGDLVGFDAIIDMKHVGFAQALETSMICEIPFDILDDLAGKMPKIRHQIMRLMSSEIKSDQEMILLLSKMSAEEKLAAFLYNLSQRYSARGFSAREFRLTMTRGDIGNYLGLTIETISRLLGRFQKSGMISVQGKYITINKMDELSDLAGGIRSQIPVSVACS from the coding sequence ATGAAAATTGTATCTGATTCAAAAACAAATGGAAGAACATCTTGCACAATTCATTGCCAGAATTGTAGCATTAGTCAGCTTTGTCTTCCTTTTACACTCAATGAACATGAGTTAACTCAGTTAGATAATATCATTGAGCGCAAAAAGCCTGTACAAAAATCACAGATTATTTTTCAGTCTGGTGAAGAATTGAAGTCTATTTATGCTATCCGTTCTGGAACTATAAAAAGCTATACTATTAGTGAGAGTGGAGAGGAGCAAATTACGGCTTTTCATTTACCTGGTGATTTAGTTGGTTTTGATGCAATTATCGACATGAAACATGTTGGTTTTGCCCAAGCCTTAGAGACTTCAATGATTTGTGAAATTCCTTTTGATATTTTGGACGATCTTGCTGGAAAAATGCCAAAAATTAGACATCAAATTATGCGATTGATGAGTAGTGAGATTAAAAGTGATCAAGAGATGATTTTACTTTTATCAAAAATGAGTGCAGAAGAAAAATTAGCTGCATTTTTATACAATTTGTCACAACGCTATTCTGCTAGAGGCTTCTCAGCTAGAGAGTTTCGCTTGACTATGACTCGTGGTGATATTGGTAATTATCTAGGGTTAACAATTGAGACAATTAGCCGGTTACTTGGTCGCTTCCAAAAGAGTGGTATGATATCAGTTCAAGGTAAATATATTACTATTAATAAAATGGATGAGCTAAGTGATTTAGCTGGCGGAATTCGTTCTCAAATTCCCGTTTCTGTAGCTTGTTCTTGA